The proteins below are encoded in one region of Sminthopsis crassicaudata isolate SCR6 chromosome 1, ASM4859323v1, whole genome shotgun sequence:
- the PRDX2 gene encoding LOW QUALITY PROTEIN: peroxiredoxin-2 (The sequence of the model RefSeq protein was modified relative to this genomic sequence to represent the inferred CDS: inserted 1 base in 1 codon): MSSGNAHIGKPAPDFHATAVVDGAFKEVKLSDYKGKYLVIFFYPLDFTFVCPTEIIAFSDRVSDFQKLGCEVLGVSVDSQFTHLAWINTPRKEGGLGPXKIPLLADVTRNLARDYGVLKEDEGIAYRGLFIIDAKGLVRQITVNDLPVGRSVDEALRLVQAFQFTDEHGEVCPAGWRPGGDTIKPNVEDSKEYFSKNN, encoded by the exons atgtccTCCGGAAATGCTCACATTGGAAAACCGGCCCCCGACTTCCATGCCACTGCCGTGGTCGATGGCGCTTTCAAGGAGGTGAAGCTGTCGGACTATAAAG GGAAGTATCTGGTTATATTTTTCTATCCACTGGACTTCACTTTTGTATGCCCTACTGAGATCATCGCCTTCAGTGATCGGGTCTCTGATTTCCAAAAACTGGGCTGCGAAGTCCTTGGTGTGTCTGTGGATTCCCAGTTCACCCATCTGGCCTG GATCAACACCCCTCGAAAAGAGGGTGGCTTGGGTC TGAAAATCCCCCTGCTGGCAGATGTAACCAGAAACCTAGCTCGAGATTATGGGGTACTGAAGGAGGATGAAGGCATTGCCTACAG GGGTCTCTTTATCATTGATGCTAAGGGCCTTGTCCGGCAAATAACTGTCAATGACCTACCTGTGGGTCGCTCAGTGGACGAGGCTTTGCGGCTAGTGCAAGCTTTCCAGTTCACAGATGAGCATGGAGAAG TATGCCCAGCTGGCTGGAGGCCTGGAGGAGACACTATCAAGCCCAATGTAGAAGACAGCAAGGAATATTTCTCTAAGAacaactaa